A region of Phaeodactylum tricornutum CCAP 1055/1 chromosome 14, whole genome shotgun sequence DNA encodes the following proteins:
- a CDS encoding predicted protein: protein MTALSHLPAEGRRSAVPVPRIRRVRTRSARVHHVIRLCSLYSAILVDAQFTSAPAALPLTGNPSCPCLQLDDTKLTPINAVDLTPSVLRNIGNGTVDWATYGIGCRTHDARTPQCTTSDCARLQDVVPTPFRCDLSWCQRSWCFVDPNHCGLLYRRSARLPRSDRFYSYATCGDADSFTKNYRFAGLEGQVLKIGLNSNTGGWLGAYSSDGQQFKGPLSKWSGPTLEFVKEAAVRGNFYVNLTLPPLELQARSSDFFGSPSDFDYCVYATSLGFLDLCVAQYTITDVRASTTDWLLLGSSGIYLVASYNVNDSWGAFKASVSTIFRPFTFGTWMFIVFFVIPVLGCLMIFHEFGKSGSAYPREEMVVITRSNGEHEFRKLPVPFVQHIVKSIYINFLAVMQSSYEQTVISIGAMLNLLGISFFILTIIAVFTANLAAILSSESRNANIASLDDAIRAGFRLCSERKNMESVVKAYPQVSPNIFAVDPPELGGDGEPGFTCAGCNSRRRVFEFIDPIKAHSDPRYCHAGLAPEEDLEVYQSQGDYCNKVIVGSPVQHVQTGFPIFELVAPSLVSFFLKLKNEGVFDRQVLTGKPQSQCPTGEGEEGEALGITQLSGIWVAYYQQVEGRIQKLHKRDQRGGRIEALEYGDPVPSSAHNLMLNTRWGSDLHLSDPQSFKHPIEQAASSPPVSTSARARTQSEDETLDKGGVRY, encoded by the exons ATGACAGCACTTTCTCATCTTCCCGCGGAAGGTCGTCGGTCAGCGGTACCTGTTCCGAGGATTCGTCGTGTCCGCACTCGTTCAGCAAGGGTGCATCACGTGATTCGCCTCTGCAGTCTTTATTCGGCGATTCTTGTCGATGCCCAATTCACTTCCGCTCCGGCAGCTCTACCGTTGACTGGCAACCCGTCTTGCCCCTGTCTGCAACTCGACGACACGAAGCTTACTCCCATTAATGCTGTCGATCTCACACCCAGTGTTTTGCGGAACATCGGCAACGGTACCGTTGATTGGGCAACCTACGGAATTGGTTGTCGAACTCACGATGCGCGTACGCCGCAGTGTACGACATCGGATTGCGCGAGACTCCAAGACGTAGTCCCCACGCCTTTTCGTTGCGACTTGTCCTGGTGTCAGCGATCCTGGTGCTTTGTCGATCCCAACCATTGTGGCTTGTTGTACCGCCGATCTGCCCGCTTGCCACGTTCGGATCGCTTCTACTCCTACGCCACCTGCGGGGACGCCGACTCCTTCACCAAAAACTACCGCTTCGCCGGACTGGAGGGACAAGTGCTGAAGATTGGGCTCAACTCCAACACGGGTGGCTGGTTGGGGGCCTACTCGTCGGATGGGCAGCAATTTAAGGGTCCCCTGTCCAAATGGTCCGGTCCAACGCTGGAATTCGTCAAGGAAGCCGCCGTGCGGGGAAACTTTTACGTGAATCTCACCCTTCCGCCACTGGAGCTGCAAGCACGGTCCTCGGACTTTTTTGGGAGCCCCAGTGATTTTGATTACTGCGTCTACGCTACCTCGTTGGGTTTTTTGGATCTTTGTGTGGCGCAGTACACCATTACGGACGTTCGGGCGTCCACGACGGATTGGTTGCTGCTAGGCTCTTCAGGAATCTACCTCGTAGCTTCCTACAACGTCAACGATTCCTGGGGTGCGTTCAAGGCCTCCGTCTCGACCATCTTTCGACCCTTTACCTTTGGAACATGGATGTTTatcgtctttttcgtcaTACCGGTCCTGGGCTGTCTCATGATCTTTCACGAATTTGGGAAATCGGGGTCGGCCTATCCAagggaagaaatggtcgtCATTACCCGGAGTAATGGCGAGCACGAGTTTCGCAAACTCCCGGTACCCTTCGTGCAGCATATTGTCAAATCCATCTACATTAATTTCTTGGCCGTCATGCAGTCGTCCTACGAGCAAACGGTCATTTCGATTGGCGCGATGCTCAACCTGTTGGGCATTTCATTCTTCATTCTGACAATCATTGCCGTCTTTACAGCCAACCTGGCGGCCATTTTGTCTTCGGAAAGCCGAAACGCGAATATCGCCAGTCTAGACGACGCCATTCGAGCTGGTTTTCGCCTTTGCAGTGAGCGCAAGAATATGGAAAGCGTCGTGAAAGCGTACCCACAAGTCAGTCCCAACATTTTTGCGGTAGATCCGCCCGAGTTGGGCGGAGATGGTGAGCCCGGATTCACTTGTGCGGGTTGCAATAGTCGACGAAGAGTTTTCGAGTTCATTGATCCCATTAAGGCCCACAGTGATCCTCGGTACTGTCACGCTGGGCTCGCACCGGAAGAAGACCTGGAAGTGTATCAGTCACAGGGAGATTACTGCAATAAAGTCATTGTTGGCTCCCCCGTACAGCATGTGCAGACTGGTTTTCCCATTTTTGAACTGGTGGCACCGTCCCTagtttctttctttctcaagcTAAAAAACGAAGGAGTTTTTGATCGTCAAGTCTTGACCGGGAAACCGCAATCTCAATGCCCGACTGGAGAAGGCGAAGAAGGTGAGGCCTTGGGTATAACACAATTGAGTGGTATCTGGGTA GCGTACTACCAACAAGTAGAAGGCCGGATACAAAAGCTCCACAAGCGCGA TCAACGCGGTGGTCGCATCGAAGCGTTGGAATATGGGGACCCCGTTCCAAGCAGCGCACACAACCTGATGTTGAATACGCGGTGGGGATCCGATCTACACTTGTCCGATCCGCAAAGCTTCAAGCATCCGATCGAACAAGCCGCGTCGTCCCCACCGGTATCCACCTCGGCCAGGGCGCGGACCCAATCGGAGGATGAGACTTTGGACAAAGGTGGCGTGCGCTATTGA
- a CDS encoding predicted protein: MTAPRLDGSKRQTVVDRNASMSLMASKSRQLCLLGLVLVSCIVNGIYWSSVLVGDRWGDVELSLPSLSGLSSSSVSTLASTLARPATPWSVFYNVYLPLRNATHALTIVEEQLEQMSSSYGATRPGFAPVTVHVNTIGDPIGAEMVRQYCAAHTNLHCVHMQHYADGNFEDVTLSRVHQFCRNAEMDDTPSHDPVVIYLHSKGTYHPSEMNDRWRRFMTSAAMGEECLEFQGLPDRDTPDIAPPHLSSTDNPQCNVCGFMFYPIWTPFFPGNVWTAKCSYIRKLMPPQVFKKQSDSTADKAVALMREGRFTMNLLSPYLEEGGYLGRERFADEHWVGSHPSLVPCDLAPRPQLMKWVHPRLRKKFGAPPFKWSLAPRHGINEDWLFLQGIKKKYRLVADPDWRHREFFLLPGALWKWITWYDAVPPDSSYVWKWFPDGLEWLKRAQTLGTQGLLTYLTHDTYLHPPDEPSRVHPFQIATTDKRGEPVRTFFYHIQIPVKNVHKAVFRRVVYERLEAIGYLSPGATVFFNTVGDASVLDVEKLKESCEEIYGLNCVNMEQLDAGMDIKTMSRVYDFCRIHSSLRVGYVHTLGGTERSSTPRNEERLLQTKAIATNLCWKSTQADCDVCSLKTTSRNPIWGADAVGNRKKVSKRRRNFKTLQTASSQPDPIPAIWTASCAYIASLDSPNDFASKTAQVNWSLSQTSGQRWILSDNSANRCKVEVETVAKLAQLAKNKQRALKLWRARQKSTTADEEVGTVEH, from the coding sequence ATGACGGCACCGCGTCTGGATGGGAGCAAGCGACAAACTGTCGTCGATCGAAATGCTAGTATGTCTTTGATGGCGTCAAAGTCGCGACAATTGTGTTTGTTGGGACTCGTTCTCGTCAGCTGCATCGTGAACGGTATTTACTGGTCATCGGTGTTGGTCGGTGATCGATGGGGCGATGTGGAGCTTAGTTTGCCTTCGCTGTCGGGGTTGTCCTCCTCGTCTGTATCCACTTTGGCATCCACTCTGGCGCGTCCCGCAACGCCTTGGTCCGTCTTTTACAACGTCTACTTACCGCTCCGTAACGCGACGCACGCGTTGACCATTGTGGAGGAGCAACTGGAACAGATGAGTAGCTCGTACGGCGCTACCCGGCCAGGATTCGCTCCGGTTACGGTACACGTCAATACGATTGGCGATCCGATTGGAGCAGAAATGGTGCGGCAGTACTGTGCCGCACACACCAATCTACACTGCGTACACATGCAACACTACGCCGACGGCAATTTCGAAGACGTTACCTTGTCGCGCGTTCACCAGTTTTGCCGAAACGCCGAGATGGACGACACTCCGTCACACGATCCGGTCGTTATCTACTTGCACTCCAAGGGGACCTACCATCCCAGTGAAATGAACGATCGGTGGAGACGTTTCATGACCAGTGCAGCCATGGGGGAAGAGTGCTTGGAGTTTCAAGGTCTACCAGACCGAGATACCCCGGATATAGCGCCACCGCACCTCTCGTCAACCGATAATCCACAATGCAACGTCTGCGGTTTCATGTTTTATCCCATATGGACACCGTTTTTTCCGGGTAATGTTTGGACCGCCAAGTGCAGCTATATTCGAAAGCTCATGCCTCCACAAGTCTTCAAGAAACAATCCGATTCGACGGCTGACAAAGCCGTGGCTCTCATGAGAGAAGGACGTTTCACCATGAACTTGTTGTCGCCGTATTTGGAGGAGGGAGGGTACTTGGGACGCGAACGATTCGCTGATGAGCACTGGGTAGGGagtcatccgtcgcttgtGCCTTGCGACTTGGCTCCTCGACCTCAACTAATGAAATGGGTACATCCGCGACTACGGAAAAAGTTCGGCGCACCACCATTTAAGTGGTCGTTAGCACCGCGTCACGGAATCAACGAAGACTGGTTGTTCTTGCAGGGGATTAAGAAGAAGTACCGGCTGGTGGCCGACCCCGATTGGCGTCATCGAGAGTTCTTCTTGTTACCGGGAGCACTGTGGAAATGGATCACCTGGTACGATGCGGTACCGCCGGATTCTTCATACGTGTGGAAGTGGTTTCCGGACGGCCTAGAGTGGCTAAAACGAGCGCAAACACTGGGGACGCAAGGGTTGCTGACGTATTTGACACACGACACCTATCTGCACCCACCGGATGAACCTTCGAGGGTTCATCCGTTTCAAATCGCCACGACCGATAAGAGAGGCGAACCAGTACGAACCTTCTTTTATCACATTCAGATACCTGTAAAGAATGTTCACAAGGCCGTCTTTCGTCGAGTCGTATACGAACGACTAGAAGCGATCGGCTATTTATCCCCGGGAGCGACGGTCTTTTTTAATACCGTCGGAGATGCAAGTGTACTCGATGTGGAAAAGTTAAAAGAATCCTGTGAGGAAATATACGGGCTCAATTGCGTAAACATGGAGCAGCTGGATGCCGGGATGGACATTAAAACGATGAGCCGAGTGTACGATTTTTGTCGCATTCACAGCTCTTTGCGAGTTGGCTACGTTCACACATTGGGAGGCACAGAACGATCAAGCACCCCTCGAAACGAAGAACGGCTACTGCAAACCAAGGCAATAGCCACCAACttgtgttggaaaagcaCACAAGCGGATTGTGACGTTTGCTCACTAAAGACGACGTCTCGAAATCCAATTTGGGGTGCGGATGCGGTTGGCAATCGGAAGAAGGTTTCAAAGCGCAGGAGAAACTTCAAGACTCTTCAGACAGCCAGTAGCCAGCCTGACCCTATTCCTGCCATATGGACGGCAAGTTGTGCCTACATCGCCAGTCTCGATTCGCCAAACGACTTTGCGTCCAAGACGGCACAAGTCAATTGGTCTCTTAGTCAAACCAGCGGACAACGTTGGATTTTGAGCGATAACAGTGCCAATCGTTGCAAAGTGGAGGTAGAGACTGTCGCAAAACTTGCGCAACTCGCTAAGAATAAACAAAGGGCTCTGAAATTATGGCGCGCAAGACAGAAGAGTACGACGGCAGACGAAGAAGTTGGCACGGTGGAACACTGA
- a CDS encoding predicted protein: MCRGRLSAHIQAHKLLPFGTKPTAACRIMNVAVTNAPLRSLSLSEKEKLEEDDKDSLDTPRIEHEEDDEVRLAMEMALAAAQNPKLSATAIRKLVGETNKQAEIVNEVQKQKEQRKREEREEARKRWMDHKEKAAAWWKGAVSETATQLKDAAAHRAEVLKDQAERRLYADDIKRDETILAMRKKMRVLKKTLKAHRLQGNRVETRHVFKRQRMERKLLQMAEKLSKTQSLLTETNFNVHEYAKAMLRASKKWHKKGTDEELSLEAQLCRNMHQMLTIEKQKAKVKKETREVKKYLQRCKGWLDDKRALCEMHMMTLDATANSMLSLYEDALQRQDKLITKLKDSAEFKDTDLSEVDVSHFDLLPKMAGPGAFLCALRGLPIRDSLHKAKEQMQSTKAAFKSSTDVAKSSKSVKTKHLNSQPELYIETKDDDASISSRLSDPDEPDGVAFGKKSFQDSISEGDEFDFGSDAPWMTTTADLVDVSEEKERSGREQKQLISTQKLPTSAMANFAVSTPETEETIVHFGGERTTNSKGQEESINSGDAIQEISSETAVETQAGAADFSTDTELLQQDTVEKDVVNHEDTANENPAEYLENHLYSNSLVDSLDEVGDTINNISENPMSISDTTFQRETMEEVLSLGISKDPSSLENFYDERKVAIPEAEVEYPEAGDEPINNSDCKH; encoded by the coding sequence ATGTGTCGGGGGAGACTTTCCGCACACATACAAGCACACAAGCTCCTGCCGTTCGGAACAAAGCCCACTGCTGCGTGTCGTATCATGAATGTGGCCGTAACAAACGCTCCCTTAAGGAGTCTTTCTCTCTCGGAGAAAGAGAAGCtggaggaagacgacaaggatAGTCTCGATACGCCACGGATCGAacatgaagaagatgatgaagtGCGGTTGGCCATGGAAATGGCGCTGGCAGCAGCCCAAAACCCCAAACTTTCTGCTACCGCAATTCGCAAGCTCGTCGGTGAAACGAACAAACAGGCCGAGATTGTGAATGAGGTCCAGAAGCAAAAGGAACAGCGAAAGAGGGAAGAACGTGAAGAGGCTCGAAAACGTTGGATGGATCACAAGGAGAAAGCGGCGGCCTGGTGGAAGGGAGCTGTCTCGGAGACTGCGACCCAACTCAAAGATGCTGCCGCACATCGAGCCGAAGTCCTTAAAGATCAGGCCGAACGACGTCTTTACGCGGACGACATCAAACGAGACGAGACGATTCTAGCTATGCGCAAGAAGATGCGAGTGTTGAAAAAAACTCTCAAGGCTCACCGATTGCAGGGTAACAGAGTCGAGACCAGGCATGTGTTTAAGCGTCAGCGGATGGAAAGAAAGCTTTTGCAGATGGCCGAAAAGCTCAGTAAAACACAAAGCTTGCTTACGGAAACAAACTTCAATGTTCACGAATATGCCAAAGCTATGTTGCgggcttccaaaaagtggCATAAGAAAGGAACGGACGAGGAATTGTCTCTGGAAGCTCAGCTCTGCCGCAATATGCACCAGATGCTAACGATTGAGAAACAAAAGGCCAAGGTGAAAAAAGAAACTCGGGAAGTCAAAAAGTATCTGCAGCGTTGCAAGGGTTGGCTGGACGACAAACGAGCGCTCTGTGAAATGCATATGATGACCTTGGATGCTACGGCGAATTCCATGCTGAGTCTGTACGAAGATGCTTTGCAACGGCAGGACAAATTGATAACTAAACTAAAGGATTCGGCTGAATTCAAGGATACTGATTTATCGGAAGTCGACGTTTCTCATTTTGACCTGCTCCCAAAAATGGCTGGACCCGGTGCGTTCCTCTGTGCCCTGCGTGGTCTCCCCATACGCGATTCACTTCACAAGGCGAAAGAACAAATGCAAAGCACCAAAGCGGCATTCAAGTCTTCTACTGATGTGGCCAAGTCTTCTAAAAGTGTGAAGACAAAACACCTCAATAGTCAACCAGAGCTCTACATCGAGACAAAAGATGATGATGCCTCCATCAGTTCCCGGCTCAGTGACCCAGATGAGCCGGACGGAGTTGCGTTTGGCAAAAAGTCTTTCCAGGACTCGATCTCGGAAGGTGATGAGTTCGATTTTGGAAGCGACGCTCCATggatgacgacaacggctGATCTGGTTGATGTAtcggaagagaaagaaagatcaGGAAGAGAACAAAAACAACTCATCTCTACACAAAAATTGCCTACCTCGGCTATGGCGAACTTCGCGGTTTCCACACCTGAGACAGAAGAAACAATAGTACATTTTGGAGGCGAAAGAACGACTAATAGCAAGGGGCAGGAAGAGTCGATCAACTCTGGGGATGCGATTCAAGAGATATCTTCCGAAACGGCAGTAGAAACACAGGCTGGCGCTGCGGATTTCAGCACTGACACTGAACTTCTCCAGCAGGATACTGTCGAGAAAGACGTTGTTAACCATGAAGATACAGCCAATGAAAATCCAGCCGAATATCTTGAAAATCATCTATACTCGAACTCATTAGTCGATTCACTAGATGAAGTTGGCGACACGATAAACAATATCTCCGAAAATCCAATGAGCATATCCGACACGACTTTCCAAAGAGAAACGATGGAAGAAGTGCTTTCTCTAGGGATTTCGAAAGACCCTTCAAGTTTAGAAAATTTCTACGACGAGAGGAAAGTGGCAATACCAGAAGCAGAAGTGGAATACCCAGAAGCTGGGGACGAACCAATCAATAATTCTGACTGCAAACATTGA
- a CDS encoding predicted protein, whose translation MSFSNNIPPSPTQRMLRASQPRVLETNSVASWNSTASTIVSSSNTTNPGSSNNSSGNSADTMQTVQALFGGSILLLLMCYFSKPRIPGAEYHRGEIYRAQALERLRHQRRETRLKDPKQRAEAIDAALIVKRIVASDEVTGQLILGEPDEAIDLDKQGSKISYHSLEETEEVSTCVICLDVFRVGDFVAWGKFAGSLAPRITEEKRGDDIRCRHVFHQECIAPWLQNPKHDDCPACRAMILPEPPEDTSDDALAEGGAVVQGAADDDRSQSSQYSHHTTGTKSVFVIVHGLISRVRRASSSLVGQTIGFCRMENDLDLHQPSRLRRVFSMGDGRIPDRYTNKKYPGRFSGSGCISADSQFHQKLATSSDNPHHWSSTIQLRRVVSAGPDSPARRRPAPSLQWRTRSVSEDEDETGSDQDALIPPLLPPPPVGVPFRRVSSKARSTTSVLEGGQNREADPDESDYNVDVRSDFSQAIFWDSALAQSMLAQDDGAIVQGGSFRPSRMPFRRVFSGTTCSALRRNSATSTGRNQWVRPSVSWRDLATSASEGTEDDEEEAIMLEALVLVHFRIGIAHYSVSITRSKNSFQATPVDRGTASASDGSTVFNARSSTNSPSTPVHRRMYTAAGTLSITHSGVNSSVSAVFYHVYLPLEKNSEAFAIIEEELKYMSLYGGTRPGFASVTERVNKATLYLQHHVPSLP comes from the exons ATGAGCTTTTCGAACAACATCCCACCATCTCCAACGCAACGGATGCTGCGTGCATCGCAGCCGCGCGTATTGGAGACAAATTCGGTAGCAAGCTGGAACTCGACTGCTAGTACCATCGTATCCTCGAGCAACACGACGAATCCAGGATCTTCCAACAATAGTTCGGGAAACTCTGCGGACACTATGCAAACAGTGCAAGCGCTCTTCGGTGGATCCATTCTATTGCTCCTAATGTGTTATTTTTCAAAACCTCGGATACCTGGTGCGGAATACCACCGAGGGGAAATCTACCGGGCGCAAGCCCTCGAACGTCTGCGCCACCAGCGTCGCGAAACCCGTTTAAAGGATCCGAAACAGCGGGCTGAGGCTATTGACGCAGCCTTGATTGTTAAACGAATCGTCGCCTCGGACGAGGTAACCGGACAGCTGATATTGGGGGAGCCAGACGAAGCTATAGACCTGGACAAACAAGGTTCCAAAATCAGCTATCACtctttggaagaaacggaGGAAGTGTCTACGTGTGTTATTTGTCTCGATGTTTTCCGGGTGGGAGACTTTGTGGCGTGGGGTAAGTTCGCGGGCTCCTTGGCACCGAGGATCACAGAAGAGAAGCGGGGTGACGACATCCGGTGTCGGCACGTCTTTCATCAGGAATGTATCGCTCCGTGGTTGCAGAACCCCAAGCACGACGATTGTCCGGCGTGTCGGGCGATGATACTACCGGAACCACCAGAAGACACATCGGACGACGCGCTGGCAGAAGGAGGGGCTGTCGTTCAAGGCGCAGCGGATGATGATCGCAGTCAATCTTCTCAATACAGTCATCATACAACCGGTACTAAATCTGTTTTTGTCATTGTACACGGACTGATTTCGAGGGTGCGACGCGCCAGTTCTTCCCTCGTGGGCCAGACGATTGGATTTTGTAGAATGGAAAATGATCTTGATTTACATCAACCATCGCGCCTTCGTCGGGTCTTTTCGATGGGTGATGGAAGGATTCCGGACAGGTATACCAATAAGAAGTACCCCGGACGGTTTTCCGGTAGTGGTTGCATATCGGCTGATTCACAATTTCACCAAAAACTAGCGACGAGCAGCGACAATCCACATCACTGGTCGTCAACAATCCAACTTCGTCGAGTCGTTTCGGCCGGTCCCGATTCGCCAGCTCGCCGAAGGCCTGCGCCGTCGTTACAATGGAGAACACGTAGCGTTTCGGAAGATGAGGATGAAACGGGAAGTGATCAGGACGCGCTGATACCACCATTACTTCCGCCACCTCCAGTTGGTGTTCCATTTCGACGAGTTTCTTCCAAGGCTCGATCAACGACCTCGGTTCTAGAAGGCGGGCAAAATCGGGAAGCGGACCCCGATGAGAGCGATTACAATGTGGACGTACGAAGCGATTTCTCCCAGGCCATTTTTTGGGATAGCGCGCTTGCACAGTCAATGCTTGCTCAGGACGATGGCGCAATTGTCCAGGGCGGTTCCTTCAGACCTTCACGTATGCCCTTTCGACGCGTATTTTCCGGAACAACGTGCTCGGCCTTACGAAGGAACTCTGCCACGAGTACAGGGAGGAACCAATGGGTTAGGCCGTCCGTTTCCTGGCGGGATTTGGCAACGTCGGCAAGCGAAGGCAccgaagacgatgaagaggaagCCATAATGCTAGAAGCG TTGGTTCTCGTACACTTTCGAATCGGGATTGCCCACTACAGTGTCAGTATCACCAGGTCTAAAAATAGTTTCCAAGCGACGCCGGTCGACCGGGGAACGGCTAGCGCCTCCGACGGGAGCACCGTCTTCAACGCTAGATCTTCCACGAACAGTCCATCGACTCCTGTTCACAGGAGGATGTACACGGCGGCAGGAACTCTGTCAATAACGCACAGCGGAGTGAATTCTAGCGTTTCGGCAG TATTTTACCATGTCTATCTACCGCTGGAGAAAAATTCTGAAGCTTTTGCGATCATTGAGGAAGAACTCAAATATATGAGTTTGTACGGCGGCACCCGGCCAGGATTTGCGTCGGTGACGGAACGAGTCAACAAAGCAACATTATATTTGCAACATCATGTACCCTCGCTTCCCTGA
- a CDS encoding predicted protein: MYAVLYGATDNNNNNNNGTNKTGSDGSGSDKDGRPVFPFTSLGNGKGDNGTNISIRGLTLLLTFLTVGVLFCVLLPFVIPRLRRIWRQRLETNNEEDHRSSVDEQGRIQLRYSAIESWLVSKQVLAHDDLCRRVLQHNGKECWEPDTSAHGKNRSKERTMTVETLMSADDDSNDENHGEIWSECDNENEGLECPVCMDSIQVGAIVSWSANPKCRHYFHHACIKEWLLKHSDCPFCRECFLPTDQMPSKLSMKHISELIVAQQHRSAHCFFCLEHGVVALPNKLEACFAVDSDGTKALWQRASAVPSRQALVTLRKVNHEQDYLNRTGSSQEDEDDLGNDSVGFAQDSEFNATALNSNEDTSNALSADASSEEVDIVPQAGSSVTVAFGGADGTVVDADDGGFRREK; encoded by the exons ATGTATGCTGTTTTGTACGGAGCgaccgacaacaacaacaacaacaacaacggcaccAACAAAACAGGAAGTGATGGTTCGGGAAGTGATAAAGATGGGCGCCCCGTTTTCCCGTTTACAAGTCTCGGCAACGGCAAAGGGGATAACGGAACCAATATTTCCATCCGGGGTCTTACCCTGCTGTTGACCTTCTTGACGGTTGGAGTGCTGTTTTGCGTCTTGTTGCCTTTTGTCATCCCGAGACTGCGTCGGATTTGGAGGCAACGCCTAGAAACGAACAACGAGGAGGATCATAGATCGAGCGTGGACGAACAGGGCAGGATTCAGTTAAGGTATAGTGCCATTGAATCATGGTTGGTGAGCAAACAGGTCTTGGCGCACGATGACTTGTGTCGCAGAGTTCTGCAGCACAATGGCAAGGAATGTTGGGAACCAGACACATCGGCACACGGCAAAAACCGCTCGAAAGAACGTACCATGACTGTAGAGACGTTGATGTCggcggacgacgacagcaacgacgaaaacCACGGGGAGATTTGGAGTGAATGTGACAATGAAAATGAAGGCCTCGAATGTCCTGTTTGTATGGATTCCATACAAGTGGGAGCCATTGTATCGTGGTCAGCCAATCCCAAATGCAGGCACTATTTTCACCACGCGTGTATCAAGGAG TGGCTCCTCAAACACTCCGATTGCCCCTTTTGCCGTGAATGCTTTTTACCGACCGATCAAATGCCTAGCAAACTATCCATGAAACACATTTCGGAGCTCATTGTAGCACAACAGCACCGATCAGCACACTGCTTCTTTTGTCTCGAACACGGTGTTGTTGCATTGCCTAACAAATTAGAAGCCTGTTTTGCTGTAGACTCCGACGGCACCAAGGCGCTATGGCAACGAGCGTCTGCCGTACCGAGCCGCCAGGCGCTCGTAACGTTACGAAAAGTTAATCACGAACAAGATTATTTGAATCGCACTGGCTCGAGtcaagaagacgaagatgatctCGGCAATGATTCCGTAGGTTTTGCACAAGACAGTGAATTTAACGCAACAGCTTTGAACAGCAACGAGGATACAAGCAATGCTTTAAGTGCTGATGCCAGTAGTGAGGAGGTGGACATTGTTCCACAAGCAGGAAGTAGCGTAACGGTTGCCTTCGGTGGAGCCGACGGTACGGTTGTGGATGCGGATGACGGCGGATTCAGACGCGAAAAGTGA